One stretch of Spirochaetaceae bacterium DNA includes these proteins:
- the murC gene encoding UDP-N-acetylmuramate--L-alanine ligase, which translates to MKTLTNRHIHFIGIKGSGCTALAELLTVNNTITGSDTAQKFYTDKILDKLKIPYNEGFTAANIPTNTDLVIYSGAYNQSNPEYAAALNKFKLNDTMLSYPQALGLLSAGYPQAVAVAGVHGKTTTTALIGHLVKGLNLKMDVLAGSAVSSFDGGSSYSGGCEAFIAETCEYRRHFLNFKASHLVITAIEHDHQDYYPSYQDIEAAFTELALQLPPGGTLIYCADDVGASQVATLVSKQRSDLIVIPYGFTADNNFKIESCHSQDEQLIFKLKLFAQPLALPLAGRHNSLNTAAALAVLFSLNNNLEFTKIKELLANFTGVKRRGEVIAKINNLIIMDDYAHHPTAIKATLTGLKQFYPNRRLVVSFMSHTYSRTAALFNDFAASFNAADVLLLHKIFASAREKNSGGIDGKALSIEAKKHHKNVHYYEEPLDEKCLDFLLNN; encoded by the coding sequence ATGAAAACACTAACTAACCGGCACATTCATTTTATTGGCATTAAAGGCAGCGGCTGCACCGCTTTAGCCGAGTTGCTAACGGTAAATAATACCATAACCGGCAGTGATACAGCCCAAAAATTTTATACCGATAAAATTTTAGATAAATTAAAAATTCCTTACAACGAAGGTTTTACCGCCGCTAATATCCCGACTAATACCGATTTAGTTATTTACAGCGGGGCTTACAATCAAAGTAACCCCGAGTATGCCGCCGCCTTAAATAAATTTAAATTAAATGATACAATGCTTAGCTACCCGCAGGCGCTAGGGCTGCTTAGCGCCGGTTACCCGCAGGCCGTTGCCGTTGCCGGCGTGCACGGCAAAACCACCACCACCGCCTTAATCGGCCATTTGGTAAAAGGCTTAAATCTAAAGATGGACGTCTTAGCCGGCTCGGCGGTAAGTAGTTTTGACGGCGGGAGCAGCTACAGCGGCGGGTGCGAAGCCTTTATTGCCGAAACCTGCGAGTACCGCCGTCATTTTTTAAATTTTAAAGCCAGCCACTTAGTTATTACCGCCATCGAGCACGACCACCAAGATTATTATCCAAGTTACCAAGATATAGAGGCCGCCTTTACCGAGCTGGCTTTGCAGCTGCCGCCGGGCGGTACGCTTATTTATTGTGCCGATGATGTTGGGGCTAGCCAAGTAGCTACCCTAGTAAGTAAACAACGCAGCGATTTAATCGTTATTCCCTACGGTTTTACCGCCGATAATAACTTTAAGATAGAAAGCTGCCATAGCCAAGATGAGCAGCTTATCTTTAAGCTTAAGCTTTTTGCCCAGCCGCTGGCTTTACCTTTAGCCGGCCGACACAATAGCTTAAATACCGCCGCCGCCTTAGCCGTTTTATTTAGCTTAAATAATAATTTAGAATTTACCAAAATAAAAGAGCTGCTGGCTAACTTTACAGGAGTTAAACGGCGCGGCGAAGTTATTGCTAAAATAAATAACCTTATTATTATGGACGACTATGCGCATCACCCTACCGCTATTAAGGCCACCTTAACGGGGTTAAAACAATTCTATCCCAACAGGCGCTTGGTGGTTAGTTTTATGAGCCACACCTACAGCCGCACGGCCGCCCTTTTTAACGATTTTGCCGCCAGCTTTAACGCTGCCGATGTGTTATTATTGCATAAAATTTTTGCCAGCGCCCGCGAAAAAAATAGCGGCGGCATTGATGGGAAAGCTTTGTCTATCGAAGCTAAAAAACATCATAAAAATGTACATTATTATGAAGAGCCATTAGATGAAAAATGTTTAGATTTTTTATTAAATAATTT
- a CDS encoding 4Fe-4S binding protein yields MARRVDASICTNCGVCDDQCPVSIIVEKDGARFINDEAECIDCAACDAVCPVEAIKVV; encoded by the coding sequence ATGGCCAGAAGAGTTGATGCCAGTATCTGTACAAATTGCGGAGTTTGCGATGACCAATGCCCTGTAAGCATTATTGTAGAAAAAGATGGTGCCCGTTTTATTAACGATGAAGCTGAGTGTATTGATTGCGCCGCTTGTGATGCAGTTTGCCCTGTAGAGGCTATTAAAGTAGTTTAA
- a CDS encoding NfeD family protein: MMSEFIISELGLWLIIVVALVVVELSSFNLTAIWFAFGSLVAFFASLLGVPFAGQIIIAIVFSAASLLLLRPFTKRFFKPKANTNVDRLIGTEGVVTVTIDAVQATGQVKIGSGQIWSAKAADVNMIIEEKTLIKVEAIEGVKLVVSPLNS; encoded by the coding sequence ATGATGAGCGAATTTATTATTAGTGAATTAGGTTTATGGCTTATTATTGTGGTTGCCTTAGTGGTGGTAGAGCTTTCTTCGTTTAATTTAACGGCTATTTGGTTTGCTTTTGGTAGCTTAGTGGCGTTTTTTGCCAGTTTGCTGGGCGTGCCTTTTGCCGGACAAATAATAATAGCTATCGTCTTTAGTGCCGCTAGTTTGCTGCTGTTGCGGCCTTTTACCAAGCGTTTTTTTAAACCAAAGGCCAATACCAATGTAGACCGTTTAATCGGCACCGAAGGGGTAGTTACCGTTACTATCGATGCGGTGCAGGCAACAGGGCAGGTAAAAATTGGCAGCGGCCAAATATGGAGCGCTAAAGCCGCCGATGTAAATATGATTATAGAAGAAAAAACCTTAATTAAAGTTGAAGCTATAGAGGGGGTAAAGCTAGTAGTTTCCCCTTTAAATAGTTAA
- a CDS encoding SPFH/Band 7/PHB domain protein: MFGTIAGIPTPVIIIIILFIAFIASCIKIVPQAQAYVIERLGAYLTTWQVGLHWKWPIVDRIARIASLKEQIADFPPQPVITKDNVTMQIDTIVFFQITDPKLYAYGVAHPLSAIENLTTTTLRNIVGELELDESLTSRDIINTRIRSILDEATDPWGIRITRVELRNIMPPRDIQDSMEKQMRAERERRQIILQSEGEKKSSVLLAEGQKQATILRAEADKAAVILAAEAKKEAAIREAEGEAEAIKQVQLAIATGLDYINKVSPSQAALTLKALETLGQVAEGQSTKLIIPSEIQSLAGLASSLTEIAKTTKN, from the coding sequence ATGTTTGGAACTATTGCAGGTATCCCAACGCCGGTAATTATTATTATCATCTTATTTATAGCTTTTATTGCCAGCTGTATTAAGATAGTGCCGCAAGCGCAAGCTTATGTTATAGAAAGACTTGGGGCTTATTTAACCACGTGGCAAGTTGGTTTGCACTGGAAGTGGCCTATTGTGGATCGTATTGCCCGAATAGCCTCGCTTAAAGAGCAAATTGCCGATTTTCCGCCGCAGCCGGTTATTACTAAAGATAATGTTACTATGCAAATAGATACCATTGTTTTCTTTCAAATTACCGACCCTAAATTGTACGCTTACGGTGTAGCTCACCCTTTAAGTGCGATAGAAAATTTAACCACCACAACACTGCGTAACATTGTGGGCGAGCTGGAGCTTGATGAAAGTTTAACCAGCCGTGATATTATTAATACACGTATTCGCTCTATCCTTGATGAGGCCACCGACCCATGGGGCATTCGTATTACAAGGGTAGAGTTGCGTAACATTATGCCGCCGCGTGATATACAAGATAGTATGGAAAAGCAGATGCGTGCCGAACGCGAACGCCGGCAAATTATTTTGCAGAGCGAGGGCGAAAAGAAGAGTTCGGTTTTACTGGCCGAAGGACAAAAACAAGCCACTATTTTAAGGGCAGAGGCCGATAAAGCCGCTGTTATTTTAGCTGCCGAAGCTAAAAAAGAGGCCGCTATCCGCGAAGCCGAAGGTGAAGCTGAGGCGATTAAGCAAGTGCAGTTGGCCATTGCGACGGGTCTTGACTACATTAATAAAGTTAGTCCCTCGCAAGCTGCTTTAACTTTAAAGGCTCTAGAAACTTTAGGGCAGGTAGCCGAAGGGCAATCGACCAAGCTTATTATCCCCAGCGAAATACAAAGTTTGGCCGGTTTGGCCAGCAGTTTAACCGAAATTGCTAAAACAACTAAAAATTAG
- a CDS encoding ornithine cyclodeaminase, whose translation MKLVTVSDLKKIVEKHSFDKFMLDLIDYIKSDFSRWQDFDKSPRYAAHVPGGVQELMPTADKEYFAYKFVNGHPDNPAAGKQTVVATGQLSEIKYGYPLLISEMTILTAFRTAATAALASMYLARKDSAVLALIGTGAQSEFQAKATKLVLPIKTVRYFDTDPAAMDKFECNLKGAGLELIRCKSAEEAVTGADVITVCTACKKHVVVLKSDWVKAGQHINGLGGDCPGKTELERELLFRGKVVVEFTEQSLIEGDLQQLTQDEVDKVLHAELWEIINGQKSGREKADEVTIFDSVGFAVEDFSVLRLAYDLANKYNIGHDIDMIPPITDPKNLISAI comes from the coding sequence ATGAAACTTGTTACTGTTAGTGATTTAAAAAAAATTGTTGAAAAACATTCTTTTGATAAATTTATGCTTGATTTGATAGATTATATCAAGAGCGATTTTAGCCGTTGGCAGGATTTTGATAAATCGCCGCGTTATGCGGCCCACGTGCCGGGCGGAGTGCAAGAGCTTATGCCTACGGCCGATAAAGAATATTTTGCTTATAAATTTGTTAATGGCCACCCCGATAATCCGGCTGCCGGCAAACAAACCGTTGTGGCTACCGGCCAACTTTCGGAAATTAAATACGGCTACCCGCTGCTTATTTCGGAGATGACCATCTTAACAGCTTTTAGAACGGCCGCTACCGCCGCGCTGGCTAGTATGTATTTAGCACGTAAAGATTCTGCGGTGTTGGCTCTTATAGGTACTGGGGCGCAAAGCGAGTTTCAGGCTAAGGCTACCAAACTTGTTTTACCCATCAAAACTGTGCGTTATTTTGATACCGACCCGGCGGCGATGGATAAATTTGAGTGTAATTTAAAAGGTGCGGGCCTAGAGCTTATTCGCTGTAAAAGCGCCGAAGAGGCCGTAACGGGAGCCGATGTAATTACCGTTTGTACCGCCTGTAAAAAACATGTGGTGGTGCTTAAAAGCGATTGGGTGAAGGCCGGCCAGCATATTAATGGGCTGGGCGGGGATTGTCCCGGCAAAACCGAGCTGGAACGCGAGCTGCTTTTCCGCGGTAAAGTGGTGGTAGAATTTACCGAGCAATCTTTAATAGAAGGTGACTTACAGCAGCTTACCCAAGACGAGGTGGACAAAGTTTTACACGCCGAGTTGTGGGAGATTATTAACGGCCAGAAGAGCGGCCGTGAAAAGGCCGATGAGGTAACTATTTTTGATTCGGTTGGTTTTGCAGTAGAAGATTTTTCGGTTTTACGTCTTGCTTACGATTTGGCCAATAAATATAACATTGGGCACGATATAGATATGATACCGCCGATTACCGACCCTAAAAACCTTATTTCGGCAATTTAA
- a CDS encoding site-specific integrase, translating into MGKYKQPYTLFKIATSKYWYYQGYNTDGERLNRRSTGQVTKAKAMAYLQEVYQAGGFTNQQDTKFGDFFKDYFIWDKCPYVQGKLSRTVKGKQGIKESTVRRYRNLFTTHILPYFNKLKINEITPKKIDKWLLSFIDKGLSGKTGNSAKSVLSILLEEAIDAGLIKENPCERTKPLIDKPKEKILINYNEAVNFFSLKNWQKAESSEQYRLLFITACCTGLRLGELLALRHCDVDIKDEVISVNGNYDTKATHKRTTPKNGESRIVPLPASLIKAITAINGFGGNHYIFSFYGNKPYSRTRLVLVMRDAAKLASVGEMPPHHWRAFFNTHLVQNNINPIKIKAIMGHANTDMTDKYTRFTKDQLSDVLTLQEKILNDILQKS; encoded by the coding sequence ATGGGTAAATACAAACAACCTTACACACTATTTAAAATAGCCACTAGTAAATATTGGTACTATCAAGGGTATAATACCGATGGTGAGCGTCTGAACCGCCGAAGCACTGGCCAAGTAACTAAAGCTAAAGCAATGGCCTACCTGCAAGAAGTTTATCAAGCTGGAGGTTTTACTAACCAGCAAGACACCAAATTTGGAGACTTCTTTAAAGACTATTTCATTTGGGATAAATGCCCATATGTTCAAGGTAAACTATCGCGTACAGTTAAAGGTAAACAAGGTATTAAAGAAAGTACAGTACGCCGCTACCGCAACCTATTTACAACACATATCTTGCCATACTTTAATAAGCTAAAGATAAATGAAATTACCCCTAAAAAAATTGACAAGTGGTTATTAAGCTTTATTGATAAAGGGCTAAGCGGTAAAACTGGTAATAGTGCTAAAAGTGTGCTTAGCATATTACTTGAAGAAGCTATTGACGCAGGTTTAATTAAAGAAAACCCTTGCGAGCGGACTAAACCATTAATTGATAAACCCAAAGAGAAGATATTAATCAATTATAATGAAGCTGTTAATTTTTTTAGCCTTAAAAATTGGCAAAAGGCCGAGAGTAGTGAGCAGTATCGTTTACTATTTATTACTGCTTGCTGTACAGGGTTAAGGCTTGGTGAGCTTTTAGCATTAAGGCATTGCGATGTTGATATTAAAGATGAGGTGATAAGCGTAAATGGCAACTATGATACTAAAGCAACTCATAAACGCACCACTCCAAAGAATGGTGAAAGCCGTATAGTACCCTTACCTGCCTCCTTAATTAAGGCTATAACGGCTATTAATGGCTTTGGCGGTAACCACTATATCTTTAGCTTTTATGGCAATAAGCCATATTCCCGCACAAGGTTAGTTTTAGTTATGCGTGATGCCGCTAAACTAGCAAGCGTTGGCGAAATGCCTCCGCACCACTGGCGGGCTTTTTTTAATACACACCTTGTGCAAAATAACATTAACCCTATCAAAATAAAGGCCATAATGGGGCACGCTAATACCGATATGACCGATAAGTACACCCGCTTTACTAAAGACCAGTTAAGTGATGTTTTAACATTGCAGGAGAAAATTTTAAACGATATTTTACAAAAGAGCTAG
- a CDS encoding type II toxin-antitoxin system RelE/ParE family toxin — protein sequence MRKIHYLRIIDILAIYDYNLGVEVKLTKQAQSYLDKLPKPDKVKINNAIDGLKQEPPLGDIKQYKGTGYDTWRLKATSKYRIIYEYYNNSIVVTHIAPRGQAYTKKTRG from the coding sequence ATGCGCAAAATACACTATTTACGCATTATTGACATATTGGCCATATATGACTATAATTTAGGTGTGGAAGTAAAGCTTACTAAGCAGGCACAAAGTTATTTAGATAAATTACCTAAGCCTGATAAAGTAAAGATAAATAACGCTATAGATGGTTTAAAGCAAGAACCGCCTTTAGGCGACATTAAGCAGTATAAAGGTACTGGTTATGATACTTGGCGGCTTAAGGCTACTAGTAAATACAGAATTATTTATGAATACTATAACAACAGTATTGTAGTAACGCATATTGCACCACGCGGCCAAGCTTATACCAAAAAAACAAGGGGGTAA
- a CDS encoding helix-turn-helix domain-containing protein yields the protein MNVFWTQFDEIINSRGISNKEVYSAIGVPQPSFSRWQRNDELPPVNKVIEMAQFFNVSIDYLLLGKQVKNRTILPSAITTIAHKLTSLKPEQLEAVSLLVDGFIAKNQQLSKAAGA from the coding sequence ATGAATGTATTTTGGACACAATTTGATGAAATTATTAATAGTAGAGGAATTAGCAATAAAGAGGTTTATTCGGCTATTGGTGTTCCACAGCCTTCATTTTCAAGATGGCAAAGAAATGATGAATTACCGCCAGTTAATAAAGTAATTGAAATGGCACAGTTCTTTAATGTTAGCATTGATTATTTGTTATTAGGTAAGCAAGTTAAAAACCGAACTATATTACCTTCAGCAATTACCACTATTGCCCATAAACTTACAAGTTTAAAACCGGAGCAACTAGAGGCCGTTTCATTATTGGTAGATGGCTTTATAGCTAAAAACCAACAGTTAAGTAAAGCGGCTGGCGCGTAA
- a CDS encoding YqaJ viral recombinase family protein encodes MNKINDIIKKWPVTVLNVTKEGNEAEWLAARSKHIGGSEAGALMGASKYASPLTLYLKKTGESSEFAGNEATQAGNRLEAVVMGQIVADGITLMDGINTFSLTSGEDFTIYDSIPMLERKDMPFLSANLDGYIEFSDEVAAYGITLNGITLQSEVGLEIKTFDSYRNKELARGELPKAYWWQCQHYMLVTGLRQFLVAAYDKVAAKITYYIINRNDDECKKLYNMACLFEQHLKNQTPPEPSGLECETDTLKDSLKMGYTFALDGAEPLIEAYQEARAARLAKEKELKPLTETEAKAEQAVLLAVLNAQKELGINDNKEGKLLVKAGKWQIEKSLRSCTSIDTEAIKAAGLYQQYSKTTTNERITIKGVR; translated from the coding sequence ATGAACAAAATTAACGACATTATAAAAAAATGGCCTGTTACCGTGCTAAACGTAACTAAAGAAGGTAACGAGGCCGAGTGGTTAGCCGCCCGTAGCAAACATATTGGCGGAAGTGAAGCGGGGGCATTAATGGGGGCTAGCAAATACGCCAGCCCATTAACACTATACCTTAAAAAAACGGGTGAGTCAAGTGAGTTTGCAGGCAATGAGGCAACGCAGGCGGGTAACCGGCTAGAGGCCGTTGTTATGGGCCAAATTGTTGCAGACGGCATTACACTGATGGACGGCATAAACACCTTTAGTTTAACAAGCGGTGAAGACTTTACGATTTACGACAGCATACCTATGTTAGAGAGAAAAGATATGCCCTTTTTAAGTGCCAACCTTGACGGCTACATTGAGTTTAGCGATGAGGTAGCCGCGTACGGAATTACCCTTAACGGCATAACCCTACAAAGCGAGGTAGGGCTAGAGATTAAAACCTTTGATAGCTACCGCAATAAGGAGCTAGCCAGAGGAGAATTGCCTAAAGCCTACTGGTGGCAGTGCCAGCACTACATGCTTGTTACTGGCCTTAGGCAATTTTTAGTGGCCGCTTACGACAAAGTGGCCGCCAAAATAACCTATTACATTATTAACCGTAACGATGATGAATGCAAAAAATTGTATAATATGGCATGTTTATTTGAGCAACATTTAAAAAACCAAACCCCGCCCGAGCCGAGCGGCCTAGAGTGCGAGACAGATACCCTTAAAGACAGCCTTAAGATGGGTTATACCTTTGCCCTTGACGGGGCCGAGCCGCTAATTGAGGCTTATCAAGAGGCACGTGCCGCACGGCTAGCCAAAGAAAAGGAGCTTAAACCGCTGACCGAAACAGAGGCTAAGGCCGAGCAAGCGGTACTATTAGCTGTGCTGAATGCACAAAAAGAGCTAGGTATTAATGATAATAAAGAGGGCAAGCTACTGGTAAAGGCTGGTAAATGGCAAATAGAAAAGAGCTTAAGAAGCTGTACGAGTATAGATACCGAAGCAATTAAAGCTGCCGGATTGTACCAACAGTATAGTAAAACAACCACTAATGAAAGAATAACTATTAAAGGAGTTAGGTAA
- a CDS encoding recombinase RecT, whose protein sequence is MTVNGEKLKNISLSEIPQKSNTLANIWTDSEAFAFVQRQAQLLVASDFVPSHYRGEKGIANCVIALDVARRTNIPPLMVLQNMYVVDGMPSWSGQFSIVLIENCGKFKNIDFELEGEAGNNLKCRLVATRKSDNNQVKGTWITWEMIVKEGWLNKKGSKWQSMPEQMIRYRAASFFVRTYCPEAMLGLQTTEELEDISANSLPKAKIKDVTPELEPAYLATKDVTQLSPEKESSKPVITQPVNDGTTVPDESEKLAALLDLRDILNKGVRYSLFTAKKAGDIYRKAEKESLEFIYDIWGSCKKQVEEYEYMQNKQEGELEIY, encoded by the coding sequence ATGACAGTAAATGGAGAAAAACTTAAAAATATATCTTTATCTGAAATACCACAAAAAAGTAATACATTGGCTAATATATGGACAGATAGCGAAGCATTTGCATTTGTGCAGAGACAAGCACAGCTGCTAGTTGCCAGTGATTTTGTCCCATCTCATTATAGGGGTGAAAAAGGCATTGCTAATTGCGTCATTGCCCTTGATGTGGCGCGGCGGACAAATATACCGCCATTAATGGTATTACAAAATATGTATGTGGTAGATGGTATGCCTAGCTGGAGCGGCCAATTTTCTATTGTACTTATAGAAAACTGCGGTAAATTTAAAAACATAGACTTCGAGCTAGAGGGTGAAGCGGGTAATAACCTAAAGTGCCGATTAGTAGCTACCCGAAAAAGTGATAATAATCAGGTAAAAGGCACTTGGATTACATGGGAAATGATTGTAAAAGAGGGTTGGCTTAACAAAAAGGGCAGTAAGTGGCAAAGTATGCCCGAGCAAATGATTCGTTACCGTGCTGCCTCCTTTTTTGTGCGTACTTATTGCCCAGAGGCCATGCTTGGGTTACAAACTACTGAAGAACTAGAGGACATATCTGCCAATTCATTGCCAAAAGCTAAGATTAAAGATGTAACACCGGAACTAGAACCAGCTTATTTAGCAACTAAAGATGTTACTCAACTATCACCGGAAAAAGAATCCTCTAAGCCTGTCATCACCCAGCCGGTTAATGACGGCACTACAGTACCGGATGAAAGTGAAAAATTAGCTGCTTTGTTAGATCTTAGGGATATACTTAATAAAGGAGTAAGGTACAGTTTATTCACTGCTAAAAAGGCCGGAGATATTTACCGTAAGGCTGAAAAAGAAAGTTTAGAGTTTATTTACGATATTTGGGGCAGTTGTAAAAAACAGGTAGAAGAATATGAGTATATGCAAAATAAACAAGAAGGAGAATTAGAAATTTACTAA
- a CDS encoding ATP-binding protein: MKIQKTYNMLSHVKKDMIMCLICGEITLQCSVYSGEYECLKCLERAQSEENKKHALKLKADKYSDFKDNIIKQSGASEIHLICVSHLDISDYIANLTSNIEQGIGLTFYGPPGTGKTTMAVRIVIEAYRKGFTTGYLKATSKDRLNHTYLNSQLLIIEDLHRAVKAYANGKFNQNDQNEIYELVEHRRNNFLTTIYISNFGRTKFDKDGNIVAMGIDMYLGADVYDRITDRNRQIVIKFEGKSYRQIKDIKEE; the protein is encoded by the coding sequence TTGAAGATACAGAAGACCTATAATATGCTTAGCCATGTAAAGAAAGATATGATAATGTGCCTTATCTGCGGTGAAATAACCCTGCAATGCAGCGTGTATAGCGGCGAATACGAATGTCTTAAGTGCCTTGAAAGAGCTCAATCTGAAGAGAATAAAAAACATGCTCTAAAGCTTAAAGCCGATAAATATTCGGACTTTAAAGATAACATCATCAAACAAAGTGGAGCCAGTGAAATTCACCTGATATGTGTAAGCCACCTAGATATTAGCGATTACATTGCCAATTTAACTAGCAATATTGAGCAAGGTATTGGCCTTACTTTTTATGGGCCGCCGGGTACCGGTAAGACAACAATGGCCGTGCGTATAGTAATTGAAGCCTATCGCAAAGGTTTTACCACCGGTTACCTCAAGGCTACCAGCAAGGATAGGCTTAACCATACTTACCTTAACAGTCAGTTGTTAATTATAGAAGATTTGCACCGTGCGGTAAAAGCCTACGCTAATGGTAAATTTAACCAAAATGACCAAAATGAAATTTATGAACTGGTAGAACACCGCCGTAATAATTTCCTTACTACCATTTACATAAGCAATTTTGGCCGTACAAAGTTTGATAAAGACGGCAACATAGTAGCGATGGGTATTGATATGTACTTGGGAGCAGATGTATACGACCGCATTACCGACCGTAATAGGCAGATAGTGATTAAGTTTGAGGGCAAAAGCTACAGGCAAATAAAAGACATAAAGGAGGAATAG
- a CDS encoding BrnA antitoxin family protein, with protein MIKKVCVGIGSELYSIIDFTAESLGLNLNKFALSSLMAKSSSLNELEINMKEVKMEKKLKTITLRLPEEVYTNYKIEAFRRAITFSDLVTAVLLQRLKEIDNTGNKE; from the coding sequence ATGATTAAAAAAGTATGCGTTGGGATAGGTAGTGAACTATATAGTATAATAGATTTTACTGCCGAAAGCTTAGGTTTAAATTTAAATAAATTTGCTCTTAGCTCTTTAATGGCTAAGAGCTCAAGTCTAAATGAATTAGAAATAAATATGAAAGAGGTTAAAATGGAGAAGAAATTAAAAACAATAACTTTGCGTTTGCCAGAAGAGGTATATACAAATTATAAAATAGAGGCCTTTAGGCGCGCTATTACCTTTAGCGATTTAGTAACCGCCGTATTACTACAGCGGCTTAAAGAAATTGACAATACTGGTAATAAAGAGTAA
- a CDS encoding type II toxin-antitoxin system HicA family toxin → MAHIDKLIAKMKNQPNGITFNEASKVLEAKGYIFIRQKGSHCQFVNDINKSRLTIPSSPSPIKRVYVTEILRHIGEQ, encoded by the coding sequence ATGGCCCATATTGATAAACTTATTGCTAAAATGAAAAATCAGCCTAATGGTATTACTTTTAATGAGGCCAGCAAGGTATTAGAGGCTAAAGGATACATTTTTATTAGACAAAAAGGTTCGCATTGCCAGTTTGTCAATGACATTAATAAATCAAGATTAACCATTCCAAGTAGTCCATCACCAATAAAAAGGGTTTATGTTACTGAAATACTTAGGCATATAGGAGAGCAATAA
- a CDS encoding type II toxin-antitoxin system HicB family antitoxin yields MTVEDYLQLPYHIVIRHIIDGTGNYYFATVRELDGCMSHGHSYTEACENIQEAMSLWIETSIEKGFNVPMPINEDDYSGKFVVRLPKSLHAKLVAKAAEEGVSLNQYALYRLSV; encoded by the coding sequence ATGACTGTGGAAGATTACTTACAACTACCTTATCATATTGTTATTAGGCATATTATAGATGGTACTGGTAATTACTATTTTGCTACTGTACGTGAGCTTGACGGCTGCATGAGCCATGGCCATAGTTATACCGAAGCTTGTGAGAATATTCAAGAAGCTATGTCTCTCTGGATAGAGACTAGCATTGAAAAAGGTTTTAATGTGCCTATGCCTATTAATGAAGATGACTATAGTGGTAAATTTGTAGTAAGGTTGCCTAAAAGTTTACATGCCAAATTAGTAGCTAAAGCTGCGGAGGAAGGAGTATCGCTCAACCAGTACGCACTTTATCGTTTAAGTGTATAA